Proteins encoded in a region of the Sander lucioperca isolate FBNREF2018 chromosome 18, SLUC_FBN_1.2, whole genome shotgun sequence genome:
- the kcnk5a gene encoding potassium channel subfamily K member 5a produces the protein MVDKGPLLTSAIIFYLSIGAAIFQVLEEPNWKLAAMQYNAQKDKILEDYPCLTKDDLDKILEAVSDAAGQGITITGSKTFNNWNWPNAVIFAATVITTIGYGNIAPKTSAGRVFCILYGLFGVPLCLTWISELGKFFGGRAKHMGQYLTKKGFSLRKAQFTCTAVFLLWGVLVHLVLPPFVFMSQEGWTYIEGLYFSFVTLTTIGFGDLVAGVEPNKEYPTLYRYFVEVWIYLGLAWLSLFFNWKVRMVIEAHKALKKRRKLRKLSLDELRHYKETQKAALRLPPTPNDVNIFSFLSKKQEGYNDLIKQIGTKKDDRSNSGSANTINNSKEIGRSKSCNDAPVFNGHTILSLDHSPRQKRRYSLSERVTVAFSKSKNYLLGSDSGLLLTEDQVEGDLELDQGQMYENQLDKDVDLENGGVGDCGAGGRRTWDSKEYHPLTFQNANITFIDEENFLGNNLEEEDDDDDDDDSKLKLSITTCDENIETNSKEEQSSESEGSVFTSDGSEHSHSYEKLVEEYAKEENTEC, from the exons ATGGTAGATAAAGGCCCCTTGTTGACTTCTGCCATTATTTTTTACCTGTCCATTGGGGCAGCAATTTTTCAAGTCCTGGAGGAGCCTAATTGGAAGCTGGCTGCAATGCAGTATAATGCCCAGAAGGATAAAATACTTGAGGACTATCCCTGTCTGACCAAGGATGATTTGGACAAAATATTAGAG GCGGTGTCTGATGCTGCAGGCCAAGGGATCACTATAACTGGCAGCAAGACCTTCAACAACTGGAACTGGCCAAATGCTGTTATTTTTGCCGCCACTGTTATCACCACTATCG GATATGGGAACATTGCCCCTAAAACGTCAGCAGGCCGTGTATTTTGCATCCTTTACGGTCTGTTTGGGGTGCCTTTATGTCTTACCTGGATCAGTGAGCTAGGAAAGTTCTTCGGTGGCAGGGCCAAGCACATGGGCCAGTATCTAACCAAGAAAGGATTTTCACTG aGAAAGGCTCAATTTACCTGCACAGCTGTATTTCTTCTCTGGGGTGTGCTGGTCCATTTAGTCCTTCCTCCTTTTGTATTTATGTCCCAAGAGGGTTGGACATATATTGAAGGCTTGTACTTCTCATTTGTCACCTTGACCACGATTGGTTTTGGGGACTTGGTAGCAG GTGTGGAACCAAATAAAGAATACCCAACTCTGTACCGTTACTTTGTGGAAGTGTGGATTTATCTGGGGTTGGCCtggctttctttgtttttcaacTGGAAAGTGCGGATGGTGATTGAGGCCCACAAGGCACTGAAGAAACGCCGGAAGCTGCGCAAGCTATCTCTTGATGAGCTCCGGCACTACAAAGAGACTCAGAAAGCCGCCCTTCGTTTGCCACCCACTCCTAATGACGTCAACATCTTCAGCTTCCTGTCCAAGAAGCAGGAAGGCTACAATGACTTGATTAAGCAGATTGGCACCAAAAAAGATGACAGAAGTAACAGCGGTAGTGCCAACACCATTAATAACTCCAAAGAGATTGGTCGTTCCAAGAGTTGCAATGACGCTCCCGTGTTTAATGGTCACACAATCCTTAGTCTGGACCATTCACCACGCCAAAAGAGACGCTATAGTTTAAGTGAGCGTGTCACTGTTGCTTTTTCAAAGTCTAAGAACTACCTCCTGGGCTCAGACAGCGGTTTGCTGCTAACAGAGGACCAAGTAGAGGGTGACCTAGAACTTGACCAGGGCCAAATGTATGAGAACCAGCTTGACAAGGACGTTGACCTAGAGAATGGAGGGGTGGGAGATTGTGGAGCAGGTGGTCGAAGGACATGGGACTCTAAGGAGTACCATCCCCTAACATTCCAAAATGCAAACATTACTTTTATAGACGAGGAGAACTTTCTTGGCAATAACttggaagaggaggatgatgatgatgatgatgatgattctaAATTAAAACTATCCATTACTACATGTGATGAAAACATTGAAACAAACTCCAAGGAGGAGCAGAGTTCTGAATCTGAAGGGTCTGTGTTCACTAGTGACGGATCAGAACACAGCCACTCCTATGAGAAACTTGTAGAGGAATATGCAAAGGAAGAAAATACAGAATGTTGA